A section of the Bacillus sp. HSf4 genome encodes:
- a CDS encoding CtsR family transcriptional regulator has translation MGKNISDIIEQYLKQVLETNGKEILEIKRSELADKFQCVPSQINYVINTRFTSERGYIVESKRGGGGYIRIIKIKMNDKTDLIDNIMNQIYTRLSQAASDDIILRLLENGVITKSEAKLMVSVMDRSVLYIDLPERDELRARMMKAMLTSLKFK, from the coding sequence GTGGGGAAGAATATTTCTGATATCATTGAACAGTATCTAAAACAAGTTTTAGAAACAAATGGGAAGGAAATTTTGGAAATTAAACGGAGTGAATTAGCTGATAAATTTCAATGTGTCCCTTCCCAGATCAATTACGTTATCAATACGCGATTTACAAGTGAGCGCGGATATATTGTCGAAAGCAAAAGGGGAGGCGGCGGCTATATCCGCATCATTAAAATTAAAATGAACGACAAAACAGATTTGATCGATAATATTATGAATCAAATCTACACGAGACTTTCACAAGCTGCTTCAGATGACATTATTTTGCGGCTTCTGGAAAACGGTGTGATCACGAAAAGCGAAGCGAAATTGATGGTCAGTGTAATGGATCGTTCTGTTTTATACATTGATTTACCTGAACGTGATGAGTTAAGAGCAAGAATGATGAAGGCCATGCTTACGTCACTTAAATTTAAGTAA
- a CDS encoding protein arginine kinase has product MSLQHFIQNALSNWMRQEGPESDIVLSSRIRLARNLEKVRFPTLFSNEEASAIIALFEEQFTGYEVPGIGKFEMVKMEQVQPLEKRVLVEKHLISPHLTEASFGACLLSENEEVSIMLNEEDHIRIQCLFPGFQLSEALNAANKVDDWIEERVDYAFSEQRGYLTSCPTNVGTGLRASVMMHLPALVLTRQINRIIPAINQLGLVVRGIYGEGSEALGNIFQISNQITLGKSEHDIVEDLNSVVAQLIEQERSARKALYQTSQIELEDRVYRSYGVLSNCRMIESKETARCLSDVRLGIDLGIIKGLSSNILNELMILTQPGFLQQYSGGALRANERDVRRATLIRERLKLENNGNRQEDETI; this is encoded by the coding sequence ATGTCACTGCAGCATTTTATTCAGAACGCTTTAAGCAACTGGATGCGGCAGGAAGGCCCTGAAAGTGACATCGTCCTGAGCAGTCGGATCCGTCTTGCGCGAAATTTAGAGAAAGTCCGTTTTCCAACACTTTTTTCAAATGAAGAAGCATCGGCGATTATTGCTTTATTTGAAGAACAATTTACCGGATATGAAGTGCCTGGCATTGGGAAATTTGAGATGGTGAAAATGGAGCAGGTACAGCCGCTGGAAAAAAGGGTACTGGTGGAAAAACATTTGATCAGCCCTCATTTAACAGAAGCTTCGTTTGGTGCATGCCTTCTTTCTGAAAACGAAGAAGTCAGCATCATGTTAAATGAAGAAGATCATATCCGTATTCAATGTCTTTTCCCAGGATTTCAGCTGTCAGAAGCTTTAAATGCGGCAAACAAAGTCGATGACTGGATTGAAGAGCGTGTCGATTATGCTTTTTCAGAGCAAAGAGGCTACTTGACCAGTTGCCCGACAAATGTCGGAACGGGACTCAGGGCATCCGTGATGATGCATCTTCCCGCTTTGGTGTTAACTAGGCAGATCAACCGAATTATTCCGGCAATTAACCAATTAGGGCTTGTTGTTAGAGGAATTTACGGTGAAGGCAGCGAAGCATTAGGAAATATCTTTCAGATTTCAAACCAAATCACCCTTGGAAAATCAGAGCATGACATTGTTGAAGATCTTAATAGCGTGGTAGCCCAACTGATCGAACAAGAACGTTCGGCACGAAAGGCGCTTTATCAGACATCACAAATTGAGCTTGAAGACCGGGTCTACAGATCCTACGGCGTGCTTTCCAACTGCCGCATGATCGAGTCGAAAGAGACGGCAAGATGTCTTTCAGACGTGCGTCTCGGCATTGACCTTGGAATCATTAAAGGCCTTTCCAGCAACATACTTAATGAATTGATGATCCTGACTCAGCCCGGTTTTCTCCAGCAGTATTCCGGAGGCGCCCTGAGAGCAAACGAGAGGGATGTCAGAAGAGCGACTCTTATCAGAGAGCGGTTGAAATTAGAAAACAACGGCAATAGACAGGAGGATGAAACGATATGA
- a CDS encoding UvrB/UvrC motif-containing protein: MICQECNKRPATFHFTKVINGEKREMHICEQCAKENSDSYSMNENSGFSIHNLLSGLLNLDSSFTNSSEAQLFKQQPEQVLRCKKCHMTFSEFRKTGRFGCSECYKTFHSYITPILRKVHSGNTVHAGKIPKRIGGNLHVRRQIETLKKELSELIQQEEFEKAATIRDQIRSLEQNVKADNKEGED; the protein is encoded by the coding sequence GTGATATGTCAAGAATGTAATAAAAGGCCGGCTACTTTTCATTTTACAAAAGTTATAAATGGCGAAAAAAGAGAAATGCATATCTGTGAACAATGTGCAAAAGAGAACAGTGATTCATACTCTATGAATGAAAATAGCGGATTTTCCATCCATAATTTGCTGTCAGGACTTTTGAATTTGGATTCTTCTTTTACAAACAGCAGCGAGGCTCAGCTGTTTAAACAGCAGCCTGAACAAGTTCTTCGATGCAAAAAGTGTCATATGACGTTTTCCGAATTCAGAAAAACAGGGCGTTTTGGATGTTCGGAGTGCTATAAAACATTTCATTCCTACATTACACCCATTTTAAGAAAAGTCCACAGCGGAAATACAGTCCATGCTGGAAAAATTCCGAAAAGAATTGGTGGAAACCTGCATGTCCGAAGACAAATTGAGACATTGAAAAAAGAGCTTTCAGAATTGATTCAACAGGAAGAGTTTGAAAAAGCGGCCACCATTAGAGATCAGATCAGGTCACTTGAACAAAATGTGAAAGCAGACAATAAGGAGGGGGAAGACTGA